The Microscilla marina ATCC 23134 DNA segment TATAGCCTGCCAATTGATAACTATACTGGGTTTTGTCGGTAAAACTAAAATACAAGGCAGCATAGTCAAAGGTGAGTGAGTTGTGGGTATAAGGCAATGTGGGGGCAGTAGCAGTTTGATAGCCCGCATACAATACCGAATCGTTATTGGTAACTACCTTGCGTATATTTACTTTAAAACTTTGTTGTATGTTTGACCGACGGTTTCCATCATAGCGTACTAAACCCTCATCAGTCGAAATCCAAAAAATACCATTAGGTTCTATATTTACCCCTGTCACCTCTTTTTCGTACAATGCTTTTAGCGTCAGGGTATCTCGTATAAAGACACTGCCTTTTTTCTTACAAACCAAGTTAGTTTTTGATTGCGCGTCCTGTGCCAACCAATAGGTTTGGGTAGAATCGTTTTCGGCAAACGCAACCGCTTGTTTTTTGTGGTAGCCCAAGTGTTGGTTGATGCCATAATCGCGTACAAAACAACGCTTGTTGGCATCAAACGAGTAAATGCCTTTTGGGGTAGTATAGTACAAATCTCCATTATAAGAGACGATATTTAGCTTTTGAGTGGGCAGGCCAGCCGTTGAGTCAAACAGGGTTACCTTATTACCCTCTACCAACCCTGCACCTTTGTAGTGGGTAACAAACCAAAGCTGCTGTTTTTTATCTTGCCTCATCTGCAATGGTGGATCTTTCAAACCTTCCATGAGTGCCTGTTCTACTTGCCACTTACCTTGCTTGTATACCCTGGTACCTATCCCGTTCAATAGAGCTAAATAAGCCTTGGTAGGTTGTTGTCGGTCAGGCAAAAACTTAACGACCACTTGTTCTTCAAATAATAGCTGAGCTATATTGCCTTTGATGGCAAACAAGCCTTGTGAACTCCCCACCAACAATTGTTGTTGTCCAGTGTTGGGATGATGATGAATTGTAAAATTAATGCTTTGCCCTTTGATTCCCTTGATCCTGGTAAAACCCTCTGGGTCTAACCGAAAAACCCCTACTGTAGTAGACACATACAGCTTTTGCTGAAATCGACATGAAGCAATAACGGCTCCTTCCAATCCAGTAGATGCGTCAAATTGTAACATTGGAACATCATACATCACCTTGGCAATGCCATTGTCAGTGCCCACCCATAGGTTTTGAGTACCCTTTTGGTGGTAAATGCTCCAGATGGTATTGTTACACAAACCTCTATCTCGGTTAATCACACTTAGTAACTTTCCCGCTTTATCCATCAGTAACACTCCATGGGTTCGGGTACCAAACGCAAACCAACCATTGGGCAACGCGGTGCTACAGTAAATAAGGTACTTTTTGTGGTTGATCTCTGAGTCAAACTTGGTAAATGTAGCAGAGCGCTTGTCATACAACCAAAAGCCCGTATTTGCCTCTTGAATCAACACCTTTTGCCCTGGGTAAGGCAACATAGAAAATACCTGCCCTTTCCCTATTTTTTCAGACCCTCTGATAGTGTTTAGAACTTCCCCTTTTAACACATCAATACCCACATTCGTATGTGGCTGGTACCAAGTACCGTTTATGTTAAATCCTGGAAAAAGCGTGGTTTTTTCAGGAAACTCATGTCTTTTTACAAATTTGTTATTCTGGTAAGAGTACACTTTGGTCATAGTAATAAAATGTACCCAGCCTTGAGCAGCCACTGTGGTCCATACATCACTAAAACGGCGTTTGTCTTTGGGCAAAGCAGGTAGTAAAGATTGATAGGCCAAGTACCCTTGTTTGTTAGGAGCCAAGTAGCCAAAGTCGCCAGGTAACCCAAGGTACACCCCCCCATTTTTATCTGCTGCAAGCGACCTCACCCTTTTATTGCTGGGGGTAGCAATTTGTCGCCAGGTTACCCCATCATACTCAACCAAACCTTCATCGGTTCCAAAATACATAAAACCTCGCTTGTCTTGCACCATAGACCAAATCTGTTGGTGACTGTTGTACTCTTTAGCGCTGTAGTTTTGTATTACAGGTTTGCCTTGTTGTTGGGTGTTTACCTGAGCCGTGGACAAGTGGCCTATACATATCCACCATAGCAGCATAACGTTTTGTTTTTTTATCATAGTTCATCTGTCAAATCATTGAAACAGGTATGTAATAATATACCCAATCAATCATATTGTTGGAGGGTAACTAGAGCTTACTTAATAAGGCGTATAGGAAAGGAAGTAATAACTTAGCGGTTGAGGAAAGAAACACTATATAGTTGGCAAAAAAACAACTATCAACAGATACTTAACTGTAACTGATTAGCAATAATGATGCAACGTGAAATATTATTTTGTTGTTTGGTGTTTATGCTTATTATTTAACGGTTTTTTAACGGTCTTGCTTATGTATTATAGTTTTATGCCTATCAACAAAATATCGTCTCTTTGTTCGGTGCCTTGCATAAACTCATCTAAGGCTTGTTCAAGTAACGATTGTTGCTGAGGTAAGGCAAGTGATTTGTTTTGGGCTAACAGTGTTTTAAGCGACCTTGTCCCAAACTTTTTTCGGTCTTGATTGTTTTGGTCAGCAAAGCCGTCAGAACTTAGGTACAGTATCGAACCTTTTTCTAACAATAGTTGCTGGCTGGTAATTGCTCTGCCTTCCACGTAGTCAATCCCTATAGATACATTACTGCCTTTTATTACCTGTATTTTATCGTCTTCAGGGGTAGTATACCAAAGTGGGCGTTTGGCTCCGGCAAAATGTACTTGTATACTGGTGTTGTTTTGGGGTTCTATAGTAACCATTGCCACATCCATGCCGTGTTGTTTGCCGGTTTGTTCTTGTTTGAGCGCATTGCGTAGTTCTTGACGCAGGGTTTCTAATATTTGGGCGGGGTTGGTTTTTTGTTGGGCATAAATAATGTCATTGAGCAGTGCATAACCAATTAGACTCATAAAAGCTCCTGGCACGCCGTGCCCAGTACAGTCAATGGCTGCCGCTATAGTAACATTGCCTACCTGTTCTATATAATAAAAATCACCCGATACTACATCTCGCGGACGAAAAATCACAAAGTGCTCTCCGATCAAAGCCTGTAGCCGATCGGCAAATGGCAAGATAGCCGCCTGAATAGTCTCTGCCGATTTAATACTTTGGGTAATCTGGTAATTACGTTCATTGAGCGTTTTATGAGACTCTTCTATGGCGTCACGTTGCGCCATAATTTCTTCACTTTGTTGCTGTAGTTCTTCGCTTTGCTGTAAAAGCTCCTTGTTTTGTTCGTAAATCTCTTCTTTTTGCTTCACCACTTCCTGAGTACGCAGGCTTACTTTGTGCTCCAGTACCACCTTTTGCTTGTGCAAGCGGTTGGTATATAGTTTTACCCCACCAAATAAGCTCAAGGCAAACAATACTGCAAACAATACATACGCCCACCAGGTACGGTGCCAAGGGGGAAGTATTGTAAACTGATAAGTAGCTACGTGACTTTCTATGCCATAGAGATTACGTGCTTTTATCTTAAATGTGTAAGTACCTTCGTCTAGGTTGGTGTACTCTTTTTGGGTTTTACTAGTCCATTTTGCCCAATGTTTGTCATAGCCTACCAATTGATAGCTATATTCATTTTTATCAGTAGAGTTAAAATACAAAGCAGCATAGTCAAAGGTAAGCGAGTTGTTGGTATAGAGGAGTGTAGGTGGTTCAGTGATTTTATTTCCCGCAAAGAGCACCGAGTCTTGCCCGATTTGCACCTTACGCAGCAGTACTTTAAATTGCTGTTGAATATTGAGTGTGTTACGTGCATTGTACTTTACCAGCCCTTCGTTGGTAGAAATCCAATACACCCCATTGGGGTCAATGTCAATCGTGTTGATTTTTTTGCTGTATATCGGCTTCAGTATCAGGCTGTCAGGGTTATAGCCTTTGGTTGTTTTATAATAAGGCACCCAGCGTTTGGAGCGGGCATTTTGGGCGATCCAATAAGTTTGGGTAGTATCGCACTCTACTTGTGTAGTTTTAGGGTTGTTCAGTAGTTTATCAAAGGTGAGGTCTGGCTTAAAACGACGGCTTGCCTCATCAAAAGTGTATATGCCATCCTGGGCACAATAATACAACTTGTTTTGGTACATGAGCATGTTTACCATTTTGGGCGGAAGCCCCGCCAGCGAATCAAACAAGGTGACCTGGTTGTGCTCTAATAAGCCTACTCCCTTATAACGAGTAGCAAGCCAGATTTTCCCTTGGGCGCTCTGCATGATTTGCCAGGGAGGGTCTACCACTCCTTTTAATCGACGTTTTTCTGTTTCCCATCGTCCATTCTGATATAACCAAGTGCCC contains these protein-coding regions:
- a CDS encoding SpoIIE family protein phosphatase, which produces MIKKQNVMLLWWICIGHLSTAQVNTQQQGKPVIQNYSAKEYNSHQQIWSMVQDKRGFMYFGTDEGLVEYDGVTWRQIATPSNKRVRSLAADKNGGVYLGLPGDFGYLAPNKQGYLAYQSLLPALPKDKRRFSDVWTTVAAQGWVHFITMTKVYSYQNNKFVKRHEFPEKTTLFPGFNINGTWYQPHTNVGIDVLKGEVLNTIRGSEKIGKGQVFSMLPYPGQKVLIQEANTGFWLYDKRSATFTKFDSEINHKKYLIYCSTALPNGWFAFGTRTHGVLLMDKAGKLLSVINRDRGLCNNTIWSIYHQKGTQNLWVGTDNGIAKVMYDVPMLQFDASTGLEGAVIASCRFQQKLYVSTTVGVFRLDPEGFTRIKGIKGQSINFTIHHHPNTGQQQLLVGSSQGLFAIKGNIAQLLFEEQVVVKFLPDRQQPTKAYLALLNGIGTRVYKQGKWQVEQALMEGLKDPPLQMRQDKKQQLWFVTHYKGAGLVEGNKVTLFDSTAGLPTQKLNIVSYNGDLYYTTPKGIYSFDANKRCFVRDYGINQHLGYHKKQAVAFAENDSTQTYWLAQDAQSKTNLVCKKKGSVFIRDTLTLKALYEKEVTGVNIEPNGIFWISTDEGLVRYDGNRRSNIQQSFKVNIRKVVTNNDSVLYAGYQTATAPTLPYTHNSLTFDYAALYFSFTDKTQYSYQLAGYKSDWSKWTSKTQKEYTNLPEGNYVFRVKSRNIYGVESVVATYSFKVLPPWYRTWWARVLYVAAALLVLYGGIKIYTMRLRQQKTMLEQKVVERTQEVVKQKEKIEAQHEVLQQKSEEITAQNEALQQKSNEITAQNEELFQQSEEIMAQRDAIEMSNKALNKQNYHITQSIKSAETIQAAILPFADRLQALIGEHFVLFRPRDVVSGDFYYIEQVGNVTIAAAIDCTGHGVPGAFMSLIGYALLNDIIYAQQKTNPVQILETLRQELRNALKQEQTGKQHGMDVAMINITPSNNHQVTVHFAGAKRPLWYAPPENDQLQVVKGSNVSIGIDYVEGRTITSQQLLLDKGTVLYLSSDGFADQNNAQRKKFSGRRLRQLLAQNSTLPLVEQQQLLEQALDEFMVDTEQRDDILLMGIKL
- a CDS encoding SpoIIE family protein phosphatase, translating into MKKALTYTWWLLFIAGFAQGQITPQKQGKLLLDNYPPKIYKGDRQVWAIAQDQRGVMYFGHDKGLVQYDGVNWRHSLMPKNTRVRSMGLTKDGTLYIGSAGDFGYLAPNSKGFLKFVSLLPTVPKNQRNFSDVWKTIIAQDKVYFVTLTQIFCYQNNQLYKIYKTSPKHFFHLSFGVYDQLWQPQSQQGIARLKADSLQVIKGTLKANRGHVYTMMPYPGNKILIVDALAEFWLYDLKSGQVAPFARHLSKIFSRDEVYSGTALPNGQFALGTRTKGLVIIDQQGQVVSIIDQSQGLIDNTVWEVYYQTGTQNLWVGTDKGLTRITIGLPWELYDASHGLEGSVEDVHHFKGKTYVATSVGAFLLDKGQFKQVKGLSSQTWDFFTYQVPNSTEQRLLVANSRGIYTLQDSVFKQVIPEQSAYSFCVDKNNPKRLYVGFLNGLGTWLYQNGRWETEKRRLKGVVDPPWQIMQSAQGKIWLATRYKGVGLLEHNQVTLFDSLAGLPPKMVNMLMYQNKLYYCAQDGIYTFDEASRRFKPDLTFDKLLNNPKTTQVECDTTQTYWIAQNARSKRWVPYYKTTKGYNPDSLILKPIYSKKINTIDIDPNGVYWISTNEGLVKYNARNTLNIQQQFKVLLRKVQIGQDSVLFAGNKITEPPTLLYTNNSLTFDYAALYFNSTDKNEYSYQLVGYDKHWAKWTSKTQKEYTNLDEGTYTFKIKARNLYGIESHVATYQFTILPPWHRTWWAYVLFAVLFALSLFGGVKLYTNRLHKQKVVLEHKVSLRTQEVVKQKEEIYEQNKELLQQSEELQQQSEEIMAQRDAIEESHKTLNERNYQITQSIKSAETIQAAILPFADRLQALIGEHFVIFRPRDVVSGDFYYIEQVGNVTIAAAIDCTGHGVPGAFMSLIGYALLNDIIYAQQKTNPAQILETLRQELRNALKQEQTGKQHGMDVAMVTIEPQNNTSIQVHFAGAKRPLWYTTPEDDKIQVIKGSNVSIGIDYVEGRAITSQQLLLEKGSILYLSSDGFADQNNQDRKKFGTRSLKTLLAQNKSLALPQQQSLLEQALDEFMQGTEQRDDILLIGIKL